In Flavobacterium piscisymbiosum, the sequence AAGTTTCTTAAATTTGAGTACCAACAAAAAATTTAAAATTTATTTACCAAAAGGGAGAATAGATAAAACTTTAAAAATTATTAACGGCACTTATGCTGAGGTCTTGTTCGAAGAAGGAAAAATTAAAAATGGTACTTTTGATATTAAATATAAATATAAAACTAAAGATAACGGAAAATGGTTGATTGGAGAGATAAAAGTAGATTTGAATAAACGTATATAATCTAAAATCAACAATCTAAATTCTAAAATAAAAAAATATGACAACATTAAAAGCCGGTGACAAAGCACCAAATTTCTCAGGAGTTGATCAGGACGGAAAAACACATAAACTGGCAGATTACGCAGGAAAAAAATTAGTGGTTTTCTTTTATCCAAAAGCGAGTACACCAGGTTGTACCGCAGAGGCTTGTGATCTAAGAGATAATTTCGAACGTTTTAAAGCCAATAACTACGAACTTCTTGGAGTAAGTGCCGACAGTCAAAAAGCACAGCTAAAATTCAAAGACAAATACGAATTTCCTTTCCCGTTATTAGCCGATGAAGATAAATCAGTAATCAATGCATTCGGCGTTTGGGGACCAACAAAATTCATGGGAAAAGAATACGACGGAATCCACAGAACCACCTTCGTAATCAACGAAAACGGAATTATCGATGAGGTAATCGAAAAAGTAAAAACAAAAGAACACGCAGCACAAATTTTGAAATAAGATTTTTGTTTCAGGTTGTAATCTTGATGTAGAATTTTTACCGCAAAGCACGCTAAGTTTTTTTGTATAGATTGCATTTACAATGTGCAAAGTTCGCAAAGCTTTAAGTAAAAGGGGCGAGCAACTTTGTCAAGGTTTTAAACTTTGACAAAGTTTCACGTCCAGCAAAAATAAGCAAAGTTCGCAAAGCTTAATCTAGATAAAGCTTTGCGAACTTAACTTTTGCAAAAAAAAAATAATTAAAAACTTTGCGTGCTTTGCGGTAAAATTTCCATTCCTTCAAAACCTGAAACAAAAAAAAAGTCCCAAAAAGAAAACTTTCTTTTTAGGACCTTTTTGATATTACATATTATTTTGTTCTAATTCAGTTTCCGGATGATATCCAAAAAGATGGTGTTCCTTGATAATTTCTGCAACACCAGACGGAAGCATTGGTTCCCAGCCCGTTTTTCCCTGACTGATCATTTTTAAGACTTCTCGGGAGAATACATTTAAGATATTCGGGTTATAATCTACGATATCAACCACTTTTCCGTTGAATTTAAAGAATTTATACAATTCCTTCATTCTAGGATGTACTTTAAGGTTTTCAGAAGTAATAATTTCTCCGTTATCGCCCAACATTGGGTACAAGAATACTTTCATGTCGCGGTAGAATAATTTTCCAAAAGCTTCAAGAATTCCACCACTTAAATGACGATAATATTTCTCATCAAAAATATCCACTAAATTATTTACACCCATAGCCAATCCCATTCTGGCTTTGGTATAATTAGCAAAATATTCAACCACTTTATAATATTCCTGGAAATTAGAAATCATTACAGTCTGACCTAAAGAACAAAGCAATTCGGCCCTGTCCATGAAATCGCGTTCATCAATTTCACCATCAGAACGCAAATTCGAAAGTGTAATTTCAAAAACGACCAAAGTATTGTCTTTTTCAACCTTGTTTTCTTCAAGAAACATCTTAAGAGACTTCTCGTACATATCAAGGTTTACATTTGTAACCGGACGAAAACTTCCTCTAAAGGCAAGAAGATTCTTTTTGTATAAAACGGCAGCCGGTAATACGTTTTTCCCTTCAGGATTAAACATTACCGCATCGGTCATTCCGTTTTTAACCAGTTGCAAACTCATCAAACGATTATCAACATCAGCAAAACGAGGTCCAGAGAAGTTAATAGTATCAATTTCGAGTTGGTCTTTGTCTAAGTGATCGTATAAATAACGAAGTAATCGTTTTGGATCGTTGTATTTGTAAAAAGCACCGTAAATAAGGTTTACCCCTAAAATTCCCAGTGTTTCCTGTTGTAGTCGGGCATCAGTTTCTTTAAAACGAATATGAAGAATAATTTCGTTATAAGCTTCGTCAGGCTCAATTTGGTATCGAATTCCTACCCAGCCATGACCTTTAAACTGTTTGGCAAAATCTATTGTGGCAACAGTGTTCGCGTAACTAAAGAAAAGTTTTGTAGGATGTTTTTCGCGGCTTAATCGCTCCTCGATTATTTGCCCTTCAAGAGTCAGCATTTTCTTTAAACGCTCTTCGGTTACATATCGGCCATCTCTCTCAATTCCATAAACGGCGTCACTGAAATCTTTGTCGTAGGCAGACATTGCTTTTGCAATTGTTCCAGATGAACCTCCGGATCTGAAAAAATGCCTTACGGTTTCTTGTCCAGCACCAATTTCAGCAAAAGTTCCGTAAATATTCTCGTTTAAATTAATGCGTAACGCTTTGTCTTTTATGGAAGGAATCTGTTCGATGACCTTGTCACCTTTGAGTTTTATTTCTGTACCCATTTTATTTTAAATAGATTTGTTACAAAGTTAGCAAATTAGGCTTCTAATGAAAGAGAAATAATCCTATTTTTGTAAAAAAATTAAGTTCAATTGAAGGTATATTTTTTAGGTACTGGTACTTCACAAGGCATTCCGATAATCGGAGTCGATCATCCTGTTTGTAAAAGCACTGATGCTAAGGACAAAAGGCTCCGCGTATCCATATGGATTACGTGGGGCGAGCATTCTTATGTTATCGATTGCGGTCCTGATTTCAGGCAGCAAATGCTTTCTTGCGGCTGCAGACATCTCGATGCCATTTTGTTTACACACGAACATGCAGATCATACTGCCGGTTTAGATGATATTCGCCCGTTTAATTTCAGACAGGGCGAAATTCCTGTTTACGCACATCAGCGTGTCATAGATAATCTTAAACGCCGTTTCGATTATGTTTTCGAAACCGTAAACAAATATCCGGGCGCTCCAAGCGTTAAAACTATTGAGGTTATCAATAATCAGCCTTTTGCTATTGGTGACAAAACCGCAATTCCGGTAAATGTTATGCATGGCGATTTACAGGTTTTTGGATATCGCATAGATGATTTTGCCTATTTAACCGATGTTAAAACGGTTCACGAAACAGAAGTCGAAAAACTAAAAAATCTTAAAGTTTTAGTGGTAAATGCTTTGCGCGTAGAACCACACGACACACACTTTAATTTGCAGGAAGCACTCGATTTTATAAATTTGGTAAAACCTGAAAAAGCTTATTTAACGCACATTAGCCACGTTTTGGGCTTTCATGAAGAAGTGCAAAAACAACTGCCTGAAAACGTTTTTCTGGCTTACGATAACTTAGAAATTACAATTTAATTATACCACAACAATGAAAAAATCCTTAATGCTTTATCTTTTTATCCTTGCGATACTTATGAATGTTTTTACTTATATGTTTTACAGCAGAGAAGTAAAATTTGGTGAGGAAAGATATGATAAAACAACTAAGAAACTAAGAGACAGTATCAATCTGGTAACAACAAAATTAGCTGATGCCGATTATTTCTCTCTGGAACATAATGAGAATGCACAAAATTATTTTGATAATAGCGCTTCTGGAGGAAAAGTAATTTTATACGAAAAACTGATTCCGGTTGTAACAGAGAAATTATTAGATCTAAATGCAAACCCAAACGGAAATCCTTATACAGGGCAGGATAAAATTGGTCCGAACAAGTTTATCATTAATAAAATTAAAATTTTAAACCATAGATGGATCATTGCAGATTATAGTAATGGTGAATTATGGGGAGAAGTCTTGTTAAAATATTTTGTTGATAACGATGATAATATTACTTTTGAGGTAAATCAAACCTGGTTGTATCAAAAATAGAAACTAATGATCCTATTTTTTGCAATCTAAAATTATAGGACATATGAAAAAGATATTTTTATTTTCAGTTATTATTGGTCTTTCATTTTCTTGTGCTAAAAAAGTAGTACATGAAAATAATACACCAAAAGAAGAAACAAAAAAAGTTGTTGGCGGAGATGTCGATACTCACGGATGTAAACCTTCTGCAGGTTATACCTGGTCATCACTTAAAAAAGAATGTGTACGTCTTTTTGAGGTGGGAACAAAATTAGCTCATGCCGAAGACGGAAAAACATATTCAGCAGTTTCCTATGTTATTTTTGAAGGAAACCAAGCCGAACTTTTTCTGGATACTCAAAAAGAACCAATTCTTTTAGAAAGAAAATCCGAAGGTGATTCCTGGACAAAAGGCGATTATCAATTGATTCCCTGGAAAGGTTATGTTCTTAAAAAGAACGGTAAAATTATTTATACAGGAGAGTAAAAGTTTTCAGTATACAGTCGCAGTTTTCAGTTTGAAAGCTGCGACTTTTTTATTTTAAGAAATATACATCGTCATAAAAATAATAGCATAAATCCAAAAGTTATATAGAATTGTAAAGCCAGTACCATATAAGATACTATTTAAGTAATTGCCTTTGCACTTGCCTGATTTTTTAAAGACTAGCCTCAATGCTCTAAAGAATATCCAATAAAGCATTGCAATAAAAGTTAAGATAGAAAACCATACTATCGCACCAAATGCCCAGCATAAGTAACTAATTACAACTGCCATAATAAACCATAAAATCAGGCTTATTATAATTCCAAAAATTCCTTCGCCAACATCTGGTGCATCATCAATACTACGGTCTGTAACAGCTTCCTTTATAAAATCAATTTTTGAAGGATCAAAACGATCTGTTATTTCGCCTAGATTGTCTCTTAGTTTAATTCCTTTAAATAATCCAATAGATATAAATAAAAAGAAGGCTATCGATAAAATTGTTGTTGATAATAGCGAATTTTCAAAAAAGGATCTGTGATCTCCTAATCCAAAAAGCCAAACAGTAATAATAGTTAAGGTTATGACAATAATTGTAATGATAAATATATTCCTGGAGTTTAGGATTTTATAGTTACTCGGTAATTTTAATTTACTTCCGTTATTATTCTTTTTTGCCATTAAAAAAATCTTTAATCATTTGAGAACTTTCTTCAGGGCTTCTAAGTGATAAGAACTCACCATTATCATCTATTCTAAAATGTCCTTTAAAGGCATTAGGCATTGCATTATATTGTGCATTTACCTGATTTAATGTTTCTTTAAAACAATTGTAATTGTATTTTTCGACTAAATAAGGTAAAGAATTCTGTCCTCTTAAAAGTTCATATTCCTGATAATTATAAGGCGTTGTTTCCTGTCTTTTAAGTAATGTCAGATTAAATTTCTGTAATAGTTTTTCAATTTCCTTCTCATTTGTAAACTGAGAAAGTCCACGCAATGCATAGATTTTCATGTCGAGATATCTTTCCTTTTTATATGCATTATCAAAGAAATCCTTTAATTCAGGAAAATCAAAATCATATAATAATCTTAAGACTTTATTTCTAAGATCAAGTTGCTTTGTAGTAGAATAAATCCTTGCTAAGTGAACGAAATTATCCTTATCGATGCTGTTTTTGTCTAAAGAAAACAGCGCAGATCTAAAGTTTTTATTGCTGTCCTTTATTTTTTCATCAGTTAGTATACTTGGAAAATTACTCATTGTTAGAATTTAAATGACTGAAAACTGAGCCCGAGACTGAGAACTGCGACTGAATACTGAAAACTACTCCGCCAGCCAATTCTTAAAATCAAAGAAATTTTGCGGAGCAACTCCATGTCCAACAGGGTATTCTTTATAAGTAACCGGGATATTTAGTTTTTCAAGAATAGCAGGAGTTTTTCTCGCCCAATCAATAGGAATTACCTGATCTACAGTTCCATGAGAAGCGAATATTTTCAGGTTTTTAGAGTCGTTTTTCTCGAAACCTTCTTTGATAATTTCTTCGTTGAAATAACCGCTCATGGCGACAACTCTCTGAATTTTTTCGGGATACGAAAGTGCAACTGAATAACTCAAAATAGAACCCTGACTAAAACCAACCAAAGTAACATTATTAGCATCAATAGGATAATTGGCAACCAATTCATCAACAAACTTAGCGATCAAATCACGAGAAGTTCTGGCTTGTTCGTTATCTGAAAATTTATTTTGGTCAGCATCAAAATTAATAGCGTACCATGCATATGCGCCGTATTGTAGATCATAAGGTGCGCGGGCAGAAATAATGTAATAATTGTCAGGAAGTTCTGTGGCAAACGAAAATAAGTCGGCTTCGTTGCTTCCGTATCCGTGTAATAAAAGTAAAACAGGATTTTTGTCTAAGATAACTTTTGGTTCTTGTATTTTATATTCTAAAGATAGATTCATTTTCTTTGGAAGTTATGAGTTATAAGTTTTGAGTTATGAGTTTCCTCTGAAGTTGATATTTTTTAAAGTTTCAAACTTTGGAATTTGGACTTTTAAAAAATTGGAATTTTATTTTATCCTATCGATTTAAACCATTTTTGAAACAAATTCCCAACCAACGGAATTGGTCTCGTTTGCCCTTGTATAGCGCTAAAAATGCCATATGTCCATAATATCGAAATACAAATCCACATAGGGAAAGTAATCATAAAGCTGTCGAAATTGCTGATAATGGCTCCAAAAGAAATAAAAGCAAGCGATAATCCTAAGGCCTGACGAATATGAAAAGAGGCAAAACTATTTTTATTTTCAGAGTTCATAGACATCGCGATCAAAACACCAATAATTAAAATATAACTGGTAATGGCGATTGATTTTCCCTCTTCGATTGAATTATTCATTGTAATTATTTAGTGATAACAAGTTGATTTTGATTTAAAATTCCGTACACAGAACCTTTGATTTCAGTTCCTAAAAAAGCAGAATTTTTAGATTTTGAAAGGATATTTTCTTTTGTAAAAGTGGATGTTCCTTCCGGATTGAAGAAAGTGAAGTTTGCTTTTGAACCTTCGGCGATTGTATTGCTTTCAATTCCAAAAACAGCTCTACCGGATGTTAGTTTTTCAATTACAGTTTCCAGATGTAATTCAGATAGTAAAGCTCCAAATGCAGTTTCTAAACCAATTGTTCCGTTTTTAGCGGTATCAAATTCCATTTTCTTGAACTCGATATCAATCGGATTATGATCAGATGTAATTGTATCTATAACACCTTCTGTAACTCCATTTAATAATGCCCATCGATCAGCTTCAGTTCGTAATGGTGGCGTAACTTTAAAACGAGTATCAAAACCTTCCAGTTTTTCATCGGTCAAAACCAAATGATGTACAGAAGCACTGCAAGTTACCTGTAGTCCTTTTGCTTTGGCTTCTTTTATCAA encodes:
- a CDS encoding alpha/beta hydrolase, with the protein product MNLSLEYKIQEPKVILDKNPVLLLLHGYGSNEADLFSFATELPDNYYIISARAPYDLQYGAYAWYAINFDADQNKFSDNEQARTSRDLIAKFVDELVANYPIDANNVTLVGFSQGSILSYSVALSYPEKIQRVVAMSGYFNEEIIKEGFEKNDSKNLKIFASHGTVDQVIPIDWARKTPAILEKLNIPVTYKEYPVGHGVAPQNFFDFKNWLAE
- a CDS encoding MBL fold metallo-hydrolase, coding for MKVYFLGTGTSQGIPIIGVDHPVCKSTDAKDKRLRVSIWITWGEHSYVIDCGPDFRQQMLSCGCRHLDAILFTHEHADHTAGLDDIRPFNFRQGEIPVYAHQRVIDNLKRRFDYVFETVNKYPGAPSVKTIEVINNQPFAIGDKTAIPVNVMHGDLQVFGYRIDDFAYLTDVKTVHETEVEKLKNLKVLVVNALRVEPHDTHFNLQEALDFINLVKPEKAYLTHISHVLGFHEEVQKQLPENVFLAYDNLEITI
- a CDS encoding TonB-dependent receptor; amino-acid sequence: MGTEIKLKGDKVIEQIPSIKDKALRINLNENIYGTFAEIGAGQETVRHFFRSGGSSGTIAKAMSAYDKDFSDAVYGIERDGRYVTEERLKKMLTLEGQIIEERLSREKHPTKLFFSYANTVATIDFAKQFKGHGWVGIRYQIEPDEAYNEIILHIRFKETDARLQQETLGILGVNLIYGAFYKYNDPKRLLRYLYDHLDKDQLEIDTINFSGPRFADVDNRLMSLQLVKNGMTDAVMFNPEGKNVLPAAVLYKKNLLAFRGSFRPVTNVNLDMYEKSLKMFLEENKVEKDNTLVVFEITLSNLRSDGEIDERDFMDRAELLCSLGQTVMISNFQEYYKVVEYFANYTKARMGLAMGVNNLVDIFDEKYYRHLSGGILEAFGKLFYRDMKVFLYPMLGDNGEIITSENLKVHPRMKELYKFFKFNGKVVDIVDYNPNILNVFSREVLKMISQGKTGWEPMLPSGVAEIIKEHHLFGYHPETELEQNNM
- the bcp gene encoding thioredoxin-dependent thiol peroxidase; amino-acid sequence: MTTLKAGDKAPNFSGVDQDGKTHKLADYAGKKLVVFFYPKASTPGCTAEACDLRDNFERFKANNYELLGVSADSQKAQLKFKDKYEFPFPLLADEDKSVINAFGVWGPTKFMGKEYDGIHRTTFVINENGIIDEVIEKVKTKEHAAQILK